The sequence TTGGCGCACCATCTCACGACCGGTCCGTTGTATGTACTGATCGATCCATTCGCAGGTGACCTCGACCTTGGCATCGATGCCACGGGCAAACCCCACCGGCGCATTCAAGTTTCTGGTACAGATTTGAATCAGGCCGCCGAACAATTGCCCTTTCTGGTCGAAATCGAGGACGCCCTTGATCCTCTGTTGGCTCAAAGCGTCGAATGGGCCGCTCTGGAGCACATGGTCGCTTGCGGCGCTGGCGACGGCCCCTATCGCATTGGCGGTTGGCTGCAGCCGCACGCCACCGGAACCGGCGCCACCCTCGCGCGGCAGGTCGATGCGTTACTTCACGCCAGCGGCGAGCCCCATGGTGGCCGATATCTGCGGCTTGCGGATCGACGGGTGCTGGCGCTGCTGCGGCACGCCCCGCTCTTGTCTGCGGCCATGCCCGCCACATCCACCTTGCGCCCCATCGATTGGCACACGCAGTTGCAGGGCATTGCCACCTGGACCTACCTCGACGCGAACTTCGGGCTGCAACGCCTGGAAGGCCGCCAGGGCGCGTCGACCAACGCTCCGCTGAAGGTGGACGACGCGTACTGGCAGTTATTGGGCGACTCCGAAACCATCAACCGAACCCTGATGGCGTGGCAGAGCAAGCAACATCCGCTCCCCGCCGATGCCTTGGTGCGAACAGTGCAGCGCCTGGTGCTCGCTCGGGAGGCCGGCTTGCGCGATCCGCAGGACTGCGTGGCCTATGCCACCGAGGCGCTGAACTTTCCGGCCTTTTCAACGTGGAAGAACCTGCAGGGCTACATCGCGCATTGCCAAAAGAAACAACAGGCCTTCGCCGAAGAATTGCCGGCGTTGCGCCGGCACTGGGCCACAGCCCCTTTTTGACTTCTTCCTTTCAGCCCCCGCACGCGCGGCACAGAAAACACCGACCCCATGGCCGACACCTCCTGCAAGAAGTGCGAAAACAAAACCGGCATCTCGATCCTGCCGGTGCGCCTCACTGCCCTCGCGATCGATCCACAGCTAGCACCGCCCGGCGCCTTTGCCCTCAAGCCTGCCAACGACATCGGCGTCGCGCTTGGCGCAGGTCTGATTCCCCGCAAGAAGTCGAACTTGGCGCTACGCCTGCTGCGCGAAGAAGGTTTTGTCTATGTCTACTTTCCGGGTGCCACGCCGAACGGTCAGACGAGCAAGTGGAACATCTACAAAGTCAGCGCGCGTGCCGGGCTGTTGCCGGTGGGCGAGTTCTCGCTGGGCCAGAGCGAAAAGGCCTGCAGCAAGAAACCGTCCCACCCGCACGACCTGCGCACCATCTGCATCGCAGAGCCCGACAAAGTCAAGACTGCGTGGATCGGCTTCAGCATGAACTGGTGGAGCGAGAAGGTCAAAAACCGCATGGCCACCAGCGCAAAAACCCGCCAGGCCGCTTGTATGGTCGAAGTGCAACTCAACCAAGGGCCGCCGGCCAGCGGTTTCGAAGCGACCGAACAAGCGCTCTTCACGCGCGTGGCCGACTACTCGCTGCAACGTCTTCAACATGCCGGGGTCGAGAGCGCCGCGCGCTTCACCACGTCCGACCTCAGCACTTCGCTGCAGGAGTCGCAGACGCTCGCGAGGGTCATGCAAAAGCAAAGCACCAGTAGCAAGCCCATGGTGCTGGGCCTGTTCGACCCCGTGGGCCTGGCCGCCGACCTGAACGGTATCCGTCAGGCGCGCGACAAGCTCTTCAAGGACGAGGGCCTCAAAGCCGACACCAACGGCTGGCCCAACGTGTGCAACGCGTCGTTGAACACCCTGCAAGCCAGCATGCAGATGGCCGGCGCGATGCGTGCTGAACTCCAAGGCCATGGCACACCCATCTCCAAAAGTGAGTGGGAAACGCGGCTCAAGTCCCTGCCTTACTACCAGGGCTACGAATGGGTTCCCTCTGCCGAAGGCGCCAGTGTCGGACACGTCGAGCTTCCTGGCAACTCCCTGCAGAAGCGAAATGTCGACCGTTATGGCAAACGAATCGGCAAGCTCGACTGGAGCGGCATCCAGAGCCAAATTGACACCGGCCAACGCGAAGCCTGGCAAAAGGCACGCGACGCAACATTCGAAAAAGAGGCCACCGAACTCGGCGAGTACGAGGCCGACTGGCTGGCGGCCATGAAGGCCAAACCCACGCTCGATTGCTTTGCACACCACTACGACCCCGAAGACGACACGCCGCCTCACGCCTATTTTCAGCCGGGGCGTGTCTACGCCAGCGAGAGCCACCTCATCCACTTCCCCCAGCCCCTGAGCACCAAAGAGCGGCGCGAGGAGTACGTCAAGCAAACGCTCGACCAGGCCGTGGTCGAAGAAGCGGCCGTTGCCCTGCGGGCCCTCGTCGGCAACCAGAAAGCGGCCATCACGCTGATGCACGAAATGCTCGTCGGCCGCTGGGATCGCTATTCCGACGAGAACGAAGGCATCCCCGACAACCTTCGCGACAAAACCTACGACTTCATCAAGGGCCTGGTGCCTGAAGCGGCCAGACTGAAATACGGTTGGCTGACCAACGCCGTGATGGCGTTCTCGGCGGGCCAGATCGCCGCGTTGAGCGCCGCTGTCACCAGCCTGATTCAGAGCAAGGCCGACATCGACAAGCTGGAGCCCCGCCTGACCA comes from Variovorax sp. J2L1-78 and encodes:
- a CDS encoding T6SS effector BTH_I2691 family protein; protein product: MADTSCKKCENKTGISILPVRLTALAIDPQLAPPGAFALKPANDIGVALGAGLIPRKKSNLALRLLREEGFVYVYFPGATPNGQTSKWNIYKVSARAGLLPVGEFSLGQSEKACSKKPSHPHDLRTICIAEPDKVKTAWIGFSMNWWSEKVKNRMATSAKTRQAACMVEVQLNQGPPASGFEATEQALFTRVADYSLQRLQHAGVESAARFTTSDLSTSLQESQTLARVMQKQSTSSKPMVLGLFDPVGLAADLNGIRQARDKLFKDEGLKADTNGWPNVCNASLNTLQASMQMAGAMRAELQGHGTPISKSEWETRLKSLPYYQGYEWVPSAEGASVGHVELPGNSLQKRNVDRYGKRIGKLDWSGIQSQIDTGQREAWQKARDATFEKEATELGEYEADWLAAMKAKPTLDCFAHHYDPEDDTPPHAYFQPGRVYASESHLIHFPQPLSTKERREEYVKQTLDQAVVEEAAVALRALVGNQKAAITLMHEMLVGRWDRYSDENEGIPDNLRDKTYDFIKGLVPEAARLKYGWLTNAVMAFSAGQIAALSAAVTSLIQSKADIDKLEPRLTRTLQVVLVQQATESALGASRRGGTLDMPLLRKLDFDAKSALGLMAGSAATRAPTSAWMQSAEQCQQKVRMLVMVRLSEWNAAGGMPSTGDFEVRAENVRLLPNDKALALVKAQQQQAQALAAANEEIFKSNVEARLAIGGLIVQGLGMVWAVPKLWAALHAEKRNPAQLREAWLGVADGTSGLVAALAELAKAGLTMRLAKTGGKAAVVASMRLPVLWMAAALAGIAGGLINGMACADKAEGAAGKGDRDAASAYAAASRAFYVSVLPASTLTMQAGATVIARFLVRQGIVVGATVTALSELTVGGVAIGSAVSGLGVVLLGVGIVSLLVATQEPTELERWASGCYFGRSQRRTKFESLEKEQEGLEDALHPKPKEALKFDVEKVNEENRRLASKPGQTPVYGD